The genomic window AAGTACTGATGAGGCTATTAAAGCACTAACATCGATTTCATTAGATCATGCGGAAAGAGTTCGGAAGGTAACCCGGCTCCACCTTGCTATTGATGCCTTACATTCTGAATATCAACCGTTATGGAAGGAAATGGAAAAGCCAATCATAAAAAGCTTTCAAAATATGAAAGATGCAGCATTAGAGAATGATCGGGAACAGTTCAAGCAGCAGCTTACTGCTTTTACAGATAATATTGACACAATCTATCCTTCTTTAGTCATTGCTCTTGATCCTGATGATATTTCTAGATTAGACTCGCATATCCGCTTTCTAGAAACTTATGCTCGCGTTACTAGCAAGAATAAAGAGGATCATTTAAAGATAATGGAAAAGGATGTGTACAATATATTTGGAAAAACTATCACTGATGAAACAGACCCTTCGTTTATGTGGGTCATGATTACAACAGGGAGTATTATTTTAGGTGCGCTATTCTATGTTGCGATTAAAAAATACAGAGCGGAAAAAATGACAATAATAAATAATTGAGACAGTTAAGTTGTCAATGGTTATCGATTGACTAAAAAATAAGCTTTCCATACAATATAAAGTAACAAATATTTATTTATGGAGGAATGTAAAGGATGTTTTTACTATATTTTGCAATAATCATCCTCATCCCTTTATGGGCACAAATGAAGGTGAAAGGTGCATATCGTAAATATTCGCAAATTCCTGCTTCATCGGGAATGACGGGTGCTCAAGTAGCGAGAACAATTTTGGATAATAATGGCTTATACCATGTAAGAGTTGAAGAAACTCCGGGTGTACTATCTGATCATTATGATCCTCGAGACAAAACAGTACGCCTATCAACAAGCAATTATCACGGAGCCTCTGTTGCAGGTGCAGCTGTTGCGGCCCATGAGGTAGGCCATGCAATTCAAGATGCGCGAGATTACGCGTTTTTAAGGTTCAGACATGCGTTAGTTCCAGTTGCTAACATCGGTTCGAATCTATCGTGGATTTTAATATTGATAGGAATCTTTGCTCACATCAGTGGACTTTTATTGCTAGGGATTGTTTGTATGGCGGCGGCCGTACTTTTCCAAATTGTTACCTTACCAGTAGAATTCAATGCTTCAAGTCGAGCTATGGATGAAATCGTAGCCGCAGGTGTAATCCGCAATGATGAAGAACGAGAAACGCGCAAAGTTTTAAATGCAGCTGCCTTAACATATGTTGCAGCAGCATTAGTAGCTGTGATGGAACTTGTTCGTCTTCTGTTAGTATATACTGGAATGGCTGGAAGTGATGACTAGTCATTATATTAGAAAAGAGGCTGAATTTTCGGCAGCCTCTTTTCTATCTTTCCAAAGGTTTTTTATTTTCATCCAACGTAAATCCTTCCCCAAGTACATCGTGAACATCACTAACAGTTACAAACGCATGGGGATCAACATTATTGATGATACTTTTTAGCTTTACAATTTCATTGCGTCCCACAACACAATAAAGGACATTCCGTTCCTCGCCAGTAAAGCTTCCCATCCCTTTTAAAACTGTAACGCCCCTACCCATATCCTCTAAAATTTGCTTGGCAATTTCGGCGTTTTTTACAGAAATAATTGTTGCTCCTTTGGCAGAATAAGCACCTTCTTGCATAAAATCGATGACTTTAGCACCGACAAAGACGAGAACAAGGGTGTACATTGCTTCGCGATACGATAAATAAAAAATTAAAGATGTAATAATGACGCAAGCATCAAATAAAAACATCGTCTTCCCCATGCTCCAGCCAATATATTTATTCACTAATCTAGCAATAATATCGACACCGCCTGTCGTCCCTCCGTAACGAAAAATAATGCCTAATCCTGTTCCTATGAAAACACCAGCAAAAAGTGCGGCAAGTGTTAAATCGTCATGGAGCGGGATTGAGAAAGGACGATAGCGTTGAAAAACCCATAAAAAG from Bacillus sp. (in: firmicutes) includes these protein-coding regions:
- a CDS encoding sporulation protein YpjB, with the translated sequence MVRKIFLPFIFVCLFIPQQIYANNEAWTKLDKLTNHALMLTKQEKYAEAKKMLEQFSAQFIKIYPKEKQVTMNDLRVLSISTDEAIKALTSISLDHAERVRKVTRLHLAIDALHSEYQPLWKEMEKPIIKSFQNMKDAALENDREQFKQQLTAFTDNIDTIYPSLVIALDPDDISRLDSHIRFLETYARVTSKNKEDHLKIMEKDVYNIFGKTITDETDPSFMWVMITTGSIILGALFYVAIKKYRAEKMTIINN
- a CDS encoding YitT family protein gives rise to the protein MKLTIRLPNILFILLGAAILSFGIVHFNMENNLAEGGFTGITLLLYFLFKIDPSITNLVLNIPLFFIGWRFLGKNTFVYTIIGTVSVSIFLWVFQRYRPFSIPLHDDLTLAALFAGVFIGTGLGIIFRYGGTTGGVDIIARLVNKYIGWSMGKTMFLFDACVIITSLIFYLSYREAMYTLVLVFVGAKVIDFMQEGAYSAKGATIISVKNAEIAKQILEDMGRGVTVLKGMGSFTGEERNVLYCVVGRNEIVKLKSIINNVDPHAFVTVSDVHDVLGEGFTLDENKKPLER
- a CDS encoding Zn-dependent protease — translated: MFLLYFAIIILIPLWAQMKVKGAYRKYSQIPASSGMTGAQVARTILDNNGLYHVRVEETPGVLSDHYDPRDKTVRLSTSNYHGASVAGAAVAAHEVGHAIQDARDYAFLRFRHALVPVANIGSNLSWILILIGIFAHISGLLLLGIVCMAAAVLFQIVTLPVEFNASSRAMDEIVAAGVIRNDEERETRKVLNAAALTYVAAALVAVMELVRLLLVYTGMAGSDD